In the genome of Corythoichthys intestinalis isolate RoL2023-P3 chromosome 19, ASM3026506v1, whole genome shotgun sequence, one region contains:
- the serinc1 gene encoding serine incorporator 1 — protein sequence MGAVLGLCSMASWIPCLCGSAPCLLCRCCPSGNNSTVTRLIYAFFLLLGVGIACIMLMPGMEEHLKKIPGFCEGGMGSSIPGVKGHVNCDVLVGYKAVYRVCFGMAMFFLLFSLLMIKVKSSKDPRAALHNGFWFFKFLAAAGITIGSFFITEGPFTTVWFYIGMAGAFCFILIQLVLLIDFAHSWNESWVEKMEEGNSRCWYAALLSVTALNYMFSLVAVVLFYVYYTHSDGCTENKVFISINMLLCLGASVISVLPQIQESQPRSGLLQSSLVTLYTMYLTWSAMTNEPDRKCNPSLLGIIGLNTTTPAGQDHVVEWWDAQGIVGLILFLMCVLYSSIRNSSNAQVNKLTLRTDESALIEDGPQPESLEEGSGANRAVDNEKEGVTYSYSFFHFMLFLASLYIMMTLTNWYSPDSNYEAMTSKWPSVWVKVSSSWICIALYVWTLVAPLVLVNRDFD from the exons ATGGGAGCCGTTTTGGGGTTGTGCTCCATGGCGAGCTGG ATCCCGTGTCTTTGTGGCAGCGCCCCCTGTCTGCTGTGCCGCTGCTGCCCCAGTGGAAACAACTCGACGGTGACTCGCCTCATTTATGCGTTTTTCCTTCTTCTCGGAGTGGGCATCGCTTGCATCATGCTGATGCCAGGCATGGAGGAACATTTGAAGAAG ATTCCAGGATTCTGTGAGGGAGGAATGGGTTCATCCATTCCTGGCGTCAAGGGTCACGTGAACTGCGACGTGCTGGTTGGCTACAAGGCTGTGTACCGCGTTTGCTTCGGAATGGCCATGTTTTTCCTTCTCTTTTCTCTGCTCATGATCAAAGTCAAGAGTAGCAAAGACCCCCGAGCTGCACTACATAATGG GTTTTGGTTCTTCAAGTTTTTAGCTGCTGCTGGCATCACCATTGGATCTTTTTTCATCACAGAGGGTCCATTTACGACCG TGTGGTTCTACATCGGTATGGCAGGCGCGTTCTGCTTCATCCTCATCCAGCTGGTTTTGCTCATTGACTTTGCCCATTCCTGGAATGAGTCCTGGGTGGAGAAGATGGAGGAGGGTAATTCACGCTGCTGGTATGCAG CCCTGCTGTCAGTCACCGCACTCAACTACATGTTTTCTCTGGTGGCTGTGGTCCTGTTCTACGTCTATTACACCCACTCTGATGGATGCACCGAGAACAAGGTCTTCATCAGCATCAACATGCTGCTCTGTCTCGGTGCCTCGGTCATTTCCGTCCTGCCTCAGATCCAG GAGTCCCAGCCCAGGTCTGGCCTGCTGCAGTCCTCCCTGGTGACCCTGTACACTATGTATTTGACATGGTCCGCAATGACCAACGAGCCTG ATAGGAAGTGCAACCCCAGCCTCCTGGGTATCATTGGGCTGAACACCACCACCCCTGCAGGTCAGGACCATGTTGTTGAGTGGTGGGACGCCCAGGGCATTGTGGGATTGATCCTCTTCCTTATGTGTGTTTTGTACTCAAG TATTCGTAACTCATCCAACGCTCAGGTGAACAAACTGACTCTGCGGACGGATGAGTCCGCTCTGATCGAAGACGGGCCTCAGCCTGAGAGCTTGGAGGAGGGCAGTGGAGCGAACCGTGCTGTGGACAATGAGAAGGAAGGAGTCACATATTCCTATTCCTTCTTCCACTTCATGCTGTTCCTGGCTTCACTCTACATCATGATGACGCTTACCAATTGGTACAG CCCCGACTCCAATTATGAGGCCATGACTAGCAAGTGGCCCTCTGTGTGGGTGAAGGTCTCCTCCAGCTGGATTTGTATCGCTCTCTATGTTTGGACGCTGGTGGCTCCACTGGTCCTGGTCAACAGGGACTTTGACTGA